The DNA window CGTCTCAAAAAGCTTCCAGAAAGACTTGGCCTTGGAAAAGATTTTTAGACTGGATAGCCAGGGGAACAGAAAAATCGGGAACAGGCAAGCCCTTCTGCCCCACCTGACGAATCAAGCGTTAGCGATTCTTCGGGTTAAGAAGGAGCCCTTTGTTTAAAAGAAGGTTAAAGGAGGTTTGAAATGCCAATCTATGAATATCGCTGCAAGGCATGTGGAACCACCTCGGAGTATTTAGTGGGTATGGGAAAAGATGAACGTGTGTCTTGTAAAGAATGCGGAAGCACTGAGATGGAGAAGATATTATCCGTTGCCTCATTTATGACTGGAGAGCCGCAACGCACTCCGGGCAGGACATGTTGTGGTCGCGAAGAGCGTTGCGAGACCCCTCCGTGCACGGATGGAGGCACATGCAGACGCGGATAAAAATATGGACAGGAGGTACCATTGATAGCAAAAGATTATTATCAAACCCTCGGGTTGACGTATGAA is part of the Thermodesulfobacteriota bacterium genome and encodes:
- a CDS encoding zinc ribbon domain-containing protein; the encoded protein is MPIYEYRCKACGTTSEYLVGMGKDERVSCKECGSTEMEKILSVASFMTGEPQRTPGRTCCGREERCETPPCTDGGTCRRG